Proteins from a genomic interval of Mustela lutreola isolate mMusLut2 chromosome 4, mMusLut2.pri, whole genome shotgun sequence:
- the WEE2 gene encoding wee1-like protein kinase 2 has product FVIFIQGLLSQSVISSTEKLPSRGSKYLRLTPVPLVDEMTSSALVNINPFTPESYRKQFLQSNGKRKSRGDLEEAGPGEGNVEQGLPAKRCVLRETNMASRYEKEFLEVEKIGVGEFGTVYKCIKRLDGCVYAIKRSTKPFAGLSNENLALHEVYAHAVLGHHPHVVRYYSAWAEDDHMIIQNEYCNGGSLQTAISENTKSGNHFQEPKLKDILLQISLGLKYIHNSGVVHLDIKPSNIFICHKMQSDSPVVPEEIENEADWFLSANVMYKIGDLGHVTSIGKPKVEEGDSRFLANEILQEDYQHLPKADIFALGLTITVAAGAATLPTNGAAWHHIRDGNLPDIPQKLSEEFYNLLKSMIHPDPRERPSAAALARSRVLRPSLGKAEELQQQLNLEKFKTATLERELREAQQAWSSQEEHGDAGVSGTPTGSRSTKHLVGGKSAKSSCFGWGRSSP; this is encoded by the exons ttcGTCATCTTCATTCAGGGTCTCCTAAGCCAGTCGGTGATTTCTTCAACAGAGAAGCTCCCCTCCAGAGGCTCTAAATATTTGAGGCTCACACCTGTTCCCTTAGTGGATGAGATGACCTCATCGGCTCTGGTCAATATAAATCCCTTTACCCCAGAATCCTATAGAAAACAATTCCTTCAATCCAATGGCAAGAGGAAAAGCCGAGGAGATCT tgaGGAAGCTGGTCCAGGGGAAGGCAATGTAGAACAAGGGCTACCTGCCAAG aggtGTGTTCTACGAGAAACCAACATGGCTTCCCGCTATGAAAAAGAATTCTTGGAGGTAGAAAAAATTGGAGTTGGGGAATTTGGTACAGTCTACAAGTGTATTAAGAGGCTGGATGGATGCGTTTATGCAATAAAACGTTCCACAAAACCTTTTGCAGGATTATCAAATGA GAATTTGGCTTTGCATGAAGTTTATGCTCATGCAGTCCTTGGGCATCACCCGCATGTGGTACGTTACTACTCTGCATGGGCAGAAGATGACCACATGATTATTCAGAATGAATACTGCAATG GTGGGAGCTTGCAGACTGCTATATCTGAAAACACAAAGTCTGGCAATCATTTCCAGGAGCCGAAACTCAAGGACATCCTTCTGCAGATTTCCCTTGGGCTTAAGTACATCCACAACTCTGGCGTGGTGCACCTGGACATCAAACCCA gtAACATCTTCATTTGTCATAAGATGCAAAGTGACTCTCCTGTAGTCCCAGAAGAGATTGAAAATGAAGCTGATTGGTTTCTCTCTGCCAATGTGATGTATAAAATTG gtgACTTGGGTCATGTGACATCGATAGGCAAACCAAAAGTGGAGGAGGGAGATAGTCGCTTCCTGGCTAATGAGATTTTACAAGAG GATTATCAGCATCTTCCCAAAGCAGACATCTTTGCCTTGGGATTAACAATCACAGTGGCCGCGGGAGCAGCGACCTTACCCACCAATGGCGCCGCATGGCATCATATTCGTGACGGGAACCTTCCCGACATTCCTCAGAAGCTCTCGGAAGAATTTTACAATCTACTCAAG AGCATGATCCACCCTGACCCAAGGGAGAGACCTTCTGCAGCAGCTCTGGCCAGAAGTAGAGTTCTTCGGCCCTCCCTTGGAAAAGCAGAAGAGCTCCAGCAGCAGCTTAACTTGGAAAAGTTCAAGACAGCCACACTGGAAag GGAACTGAGAGAAGCTCAGCAGGCCTGGTCTTCCCAGGAAGAGCACGGTGATGCTGGGGTCTCTGGGACTCCCACAGGATCAAGAAGCACCAAACACCTGGTGGGAGGAAAAAGTGCAAAATCTTCATGCTTCGGCTGGGGGAGGTCTTCCCCATAA
- the SSBP1 gene encoding single-stranded DNA-binding protein, mitochondrial, with protein sequence MFRRPVLQVFHQFVRRESEVATSLVLERSLNRVQLLGRVGQDPVMRQVEGKNPVTIFSLATNEMWRSGESEAYQMGDVSQKTTWHRISVFRPGLRDVAYQYVKKGSRIYVEGKVDYGEYTDKNNVRRQATTIIADNIIFLSDQTKEKA encoded by the exons ATGTTTCGAAGACCTGTATTACAG GTATTTCATCAGTTTGTAAGACGTGAGTCTGAAGTAGCCACCAGTTTGGTTCTTGAAAGAT CTCTGAACCGTGTGCAGCTGCTGGGGCGAGTGGGTCAGGACCCCGTCATGAGACAGGTGGAGGGGAAAAATCCAGTCACAATATTTTCTCTAGCGACAAATGAGATGTGGCGGTCCGGGGAGAGTGAAGCGTACCAGATGG GTGATGTCAGTCAAAAGACAACATGGCACAGAATCTCCGTATTCCGCCCAGGCCTCAGAGATGTGGCCTACCAGTATGTGAAAAAGGG gtcCCGAATCTATGTAGAAGGGAAAGTAGACTATGGTGAATACACAGATAAAAATAACGTGAGGCGGCAAGCAACAACGATCATAGCTG ATAACATTATATTTCTGAGTGACCAGACCAAAGAGAAGGCATAG